The following is a genomic window from Mus pahari chromosome 1, PAHARI_EIJ_v1.1, whole genome shotgun sequence.
TGTCTCGACTACCCCCTTCTGGCAGCAAGGTTAGTATGTTCCATACAAGCACCTTTCTGTTTACGACGGTGCTCTCATAGGTCTTCCTCAGTCTAGTTTCTATGATTATGGCTTGGTGATTCTTGAGAATCTGAGAATTAGGCTGGAACCACCAGATAATCATTAGACCAGGACTTTTTAAGCTTCTCCCTTGCATAGGACCTCTTTTTACATGAGAAATAACTCTGGTGATATAGGTATGTATGTAGCATAGGTATACACCTGGCTACATGAGATCATGCCACAAATACAAGAAAAGATACACAAATAAGGAATTTCTTTTAGGGTGAATGTTCTGATATACACTTTGAAACAGGTCTCACTGTGTCCTGGGACTATATTATGTCCAGGATCTTAGATAGCTTGCTTCTgttgggcttaaaggtgtgtaccatcatgcctaaCTGCACCATTACATAAGCCAGGCGTATACAGGCTTATAGACTACGAGTAATACAAATGCAGTGTCGGGGTTTCATATGTGCATTCTAAAGTGATAACATGGCTCTCTTCTCTGCAGTCAGTTGTCACTTCTCTGTGTTCTGGAAAGAAAACACCTCGAGCTGCCCAGCTTAGGGCGAACAAGGAGAACTTGGACCTCAATGGCAGCATCCTGAGCGGTGGGTACCCTGGCTCGACGCCCCTCCAGCACAACTGCAGCATTAAGTCTGTTGCCAGCACCTATTCTGAGTTTTCGGTAATTCACCTTTTCTGATATCTACCAGTCTCTGGGGAGCACACAGTTGGCTGAGCGGGTATCTTCACAAGGGCACCCAGGATATTCAGTCAGGACAGTGACCCGAGGGCTGAGAATCCCTTTCATGCCTTGATCATGCTAGGGTGGGGTGGCTTAAGGGGGTGTGCAGGAAGGGAGGATGTCAGAAACCAGACATTTGCCCTGGATCTTTTCTGCGGTACCACTCCTTGGCTGCAGGAGGTGACGTAATTAATGAGTGTGCCCTGGTGCTCTCTTGGTGGAGTTCTTGGTAATCAATCGTCTTAATTCTTTGTTCTTAGAAGGACCCGTCCCTCTCTGACAGCTCCACTGTTGGGCTTCAGGTCTGTATGGCAACCCCTGCATATCCCCTTTCCAAACTGATCTGTCATCTGCTGGCTTCATTCCCATCTGGGCACAGAACTTCACTAACCCATAATCTCAGCTGTATCAGCATAGAaccttttaaaagtcaaaacaataagaacaagacaaaaacaaaggaatCAAGAATTCCCGTTATGGGGTTCAAAAATAActatttggtttctgtttctgatgGACATGTTCAGACTTGAATTTGGATTCTCAGCCCCACCTAAGACTGTGCaaagattatttttcttaactattattaactacaaaaacaaattagaaaaaatacCTGGCCCCATGGACATGCCCAGTTGTGGTCTCAAAGGGCTAGAATGTGCTAGGAGTCTAGCCCCATCAACTAGGGAGGGGAGCCCCAGCTGTGTGCTGCTTACATATACTGAGGCTCTTGGCCTGTGTGCTGATTATTTCCTGGAGTATATATCTTACTAACCCTCGGGGCTGAATTGCCCCATGTCTGGCCTATGCTTATTCTCTACTTATATCTGCCAGCGAGTTGCTAATATGTGTATGAAGACTAAAAACACCTTTTCACTATGCTCTTTCCCTGCAATTTAGCCTGCTCTGAGTTTGCTGACCTCTTCCTTAAccatctgttctctcttcctacGGTGTCTTACCAGTGAGGTGAGGGCTGCTCCCCCTTTTAGGGTACTCCATGTTAAACTTAGACTGCCTCCTCTCATGGTAACAAAGGGAAGGACACGGGGATATAAACGAGCCTGGCCAGTTTGGGATTCTTCACGTTCTGGCCTGTCTTCTCATGACACGGGTGGTGGTGTTTCTCTGTCAGAAGGAATGGGGGTGTGTGGCTCTAGAAGGAATGGGCGTGTAGGGCTCTAGTTGGCCGATTGCTCAACAGCAGATCTGGTTCTCCCTTTTCTGTTTGCTCAGTCAAAGCCCATTTCCTGTTTGAGGCTTAAATGTAGCTACAATCCATCTACCTCTGGCTAAGCCTAGAGGGTTCCTTCTGATAGCAGCAGCTATGGTTGACAAACTATGGGGTAGCACAGAAGTCACTTCACTCAGCTGACGCCTACTAATACATGTCCTTCTCAGTGGCCAGTCAcgctttctctctcttgctttccacCATGTACTCCAGCATGAGATCAAATCACCAGCAGGTTACAAAGCCCTCAGCCCCAGGGATTGGTAGATCTGACCCTTGTTATGAAAAGGGATCAAGAAACCAAAGCTGCTAGCTTTGGGGTTCTATCCCCACCAGGGTGAGAAAGCACCAAAGTTGGTTGTTCTCGTGGCCAGACAAGTAGGATGATGTGAATATGAAATATAAGGGGTTTCTGTTGGTGAAGTTTAAGATTGGACTGGGAATGGGCTATGTGCACATGCCCTAGGCTTGTGACTGACAGAATGGTGCTAGGGTTCCTTAGCACAGCAGTGCTGGGAACTCGGGAACTTCCCTGGAGGCTTTGTGCTAATGATCCTGGAGTTGGGGAAAAGCGCGGGGTGTAAGCTAACTACTCACTGATGGTGCTTATTCTTCAACAGCGAGAACTTTCAAAGGCTTCCAGATCTGATGCCACTTCTCGGATCCTCAATTCAACCAACATCCAGTCCTGAGAATCCTTGTCCAGTTAGGCAGCTGTGGCTTCCTGTGCCTAGACTAGACTGACGTATACGTATACAAAGAATGACTTATACGTTTCCATCAGTTTAGATGCTTGAAACTACTTTGGGCAGGTTCTGTTAACTGCACCTAACTCTAGACATAAGTAGGACAGAAGGAAGCTGTCCTGGGCGCACTGAGGCCACAAAGACTTGCTTTTGAGTCAAGAGGGACCTTAAAGGCTAGTTATGATAGTTAAGTACAAGTTTTAACATCTGGTAGCTAATTTGTTTTCTCTACCCCATAATTCTACTCATttcatggctggagagatagctcaaggggttaagagcactgactgctcttccagaggtcctgagttcaaatccaagcaaccacatggtggctcacaaccatctataatgggatccaatgccttcttctggtgtgcagaaattttttttttcaaattctacttATTTCATTACtatatattagaaaatgaaaaaaacgATTGTGGCCAGCTTTGGAGTACAGGGGTACAAGACATGAAGTAATTCTGGTaacatctaaaaatatatatatttttgttcgTGGACATTAATGCTGTAGCTATGGAAGCTTTGATCTTACCCAGAGGCCTGTACCTGGCTGGCACTGTCCCAGTGATGGTTTCTTGGGTTCCAGTATGAGATGGCCCGACCTGACCTGCTGCCAAAAAGAGTAGCAGTTGTTTCTGTAGTGCAATCTCTTGAGGTATGTGTGTGAAGACACATGCTTGTCTGACCTGTTGAGTTTTTCTCCAGTCTCCCATCCTGTGTTCACTAGGCCTAGTCTGTTGGCTGTAGATGACAACTACATAGAGAGGCTGTCTGGGTGGGTTGGGCCGtttctgtcatggagtcagcAACTTTGCACATCTACAAGTTATCTGTGTAATCACGTCCACAATGAGGCTTTCTTTGCCTACCCAAATTCATCACTACTCTTCCCCAAAGCACTATTATTTATTCTGTCTGTGCCAGTTCTGCCAACACATTAACTGATCTTGAAAACTTGTCAATCTGCTCTTCACTCTCATAtatatgttgtttttaaatatatgaaaataaaatatgtatagttACCTTTCAAATACTacactgctttatttttcttcaaatcagTGGTTGCTTTGATCTACAGATTAAAAGGCAAAGTTCAAAGGATACAGAAGAAATTTCAAGAGTCTCTGAATAGTTtggatttgttctttttttctcatttgggagttattttctcattttgtagctaTTAAAGCCTCTGGGCCAGGCATAGCTAAGCTGTTGGTGCACGTGGAAGGCCTGGCACTACTCCAGAAATATTTATGTCTTATTCTTAAGtcatgcgcctttaatcccagcacttataaTTTATGTTCCCATGCACCTGGGACAGCATGTTGAAGTGAGAGTTCATTCTCACCCAGGCACGTAAGTGGGGCTCCACTAAGATATAAttcagcttttctctctctccattgcaTAGACGTAGGTATTCCAGGGTCCACATGTGACAGCCCTTACTTCAAGTTGTCTTTCTGCAAAGTATTCCACACAGCAGGGTCGATCCAAGCTGGTGCTGTCCTTGTGGCCAAGCTGTCCATATTTACCTAGAGCGAAAGGAACCCATTCCTCTGCCAGGCCTTGCTGCCTTCCCCCTCAGAAAGATACTGGCCCACATTACTGCCTTGAGAGCCATACACAGCCTGTGGGGTCCCCTGAGGACAGTGGCAGTGGCTCCTCTAGTCGTTGCTAACTACATCAAGATGAGGCCAGCTCCTTCACCCTTGTCTGCTTATTTCTCTCGTGACTCCTGCCCCCTCTAGTTTGTGTAACTTGGTCATGACCTGTTCCATTTTCTCGGGTCCTTGGCCTTGATTATTATTGATCCGGAAACCTTTCTTACTTACCCCAGCCCCAGGTATAGAGTTCTCCTGTTCCTGCAACCAAAGAGAAAATAAGTAGCTGCCATCTactgttctgttcccagcaagATACCACTCGGCCTGGCACAAGTCAGACAGCAAGTTGGAATTATGAAATGTGCTCGATCACATGTGGGCTGGTAAAGGGTGGTAATGCCAGGGATCAAAAAGCTTAACTTCCTAAGTACCAACTGACCTCAGTACAAGGAGACATACCCTCGATGGGACAGGTTTTCTGCCCACAACTGATTAACAGCCTTTTAGAATAACATATTGGGCCTGAAGCTGCGGAGCTGTTAGGtcaacctttttttgtttttgtttttttaaaaaagatttgtttattattttatatgtatgagtatatactgtagctgtacagatggttgtgagccttcatctggttgttgggaattgaatttaggacctctgctggctctggtCAAACCTGCTCGCTcaggctcaaagatttatttattataaatatagtcagatctcattacaggttgctgtgagccaccatgtggttgctgggatttgaatgcaggacctttgaaagagcagtcagtgctcttacccgctgagccatctcaccagccctctttatTACAATGGTTCTCTCCCTTTCTAATGCTGAGACACCTCAGTACAGATCCTcatgtggtgaccctcaaccataaaattttgttgctactttgtaattttgctgctgttatggatcataataaAAGTATCTGATATGAAAACGcccaaaggggtcgagacccacaggctgagaaccagtaTTGAGGTTTTTCCTGCCCCCGAGTTTGAAACAATCTCCCTGTATAGCCCGAAGCTGACGTCAAAGCCTCAGTCTCCTGCCTCATTCCAAGGGTTAACATTAGAGGTGAGTGCCACCTTCCCAGCTCAAATAATCCCAGCTGCTCCAAAGCCTGACAACTGCTTCAGCCCAGGAGTTTCAGACGATTCCCCAGCTAAGTGCTGTTCCCCCTGCGCCAGCCCCACTCACGTGTCACCACAGCTGTGTGTCGGGATCCGCAGCTGGCCATGACTGCATCTGAGCCCAGGGGAAGATCCAGGAGAGCAGGGAAGGGCTGGATGGCTATGAAGTGGGCAGGAGCTCCAACATCAGCCACAGCTGCTTCCTCTTTGAGACCATCTTCATTCAATTCTGTGGCTTTAGAAAGGATACAGTGTGTTTACTAGTCAGGGGCATGTGAATGTCCGCAAACTGTCTTCCAACTCTATAAAAGACCATTTTCTAGCTCCAGAGCTGGGGCCCAAGACTTAGTCCTAGAGGCTGTGCAGGGCCAAAATACCAGGATGATTCTCAGGGTACAGCACACGGTCAAcgggcagggaaggaggagggtgacctcaccttcctctctctctgttttcttctctgtcccGCTCCTTGTGGGCAGGGCCAGCTGCCCTGACTCATTCCAGCCCCAGATATAAATATCCCCCGTTTCTGCAAGAGACCAAGAGAATCTATGAAGCACTGTGGAACCCTTTCACCCACCCAGCCTCCTCTAAGCATCCCCATTACCAGTTCCTAGGGGCGAGTAAAGGCTGCCCTGTCTAAGCGCCCTCCATCAAAGCTGCCCGCCGCTTCCCTGTCTTAGATCCCTGCccgtgccgggcgtggtggcgcacgcctttaatcccagcactcgggaggcagaggcaggtgaatttctgagttcgaggccagcctggtctacaaagtgagttccaggacaaccagggctatacagaggaaccctgtctcgaaaaatcacaaaaaaaaNtggtctacaaagtgagttccaggacaaccagggctatacagaggaaccctgtctcgaaaaatcacaaaaaaaaaaaaaaaaaaaaaaaaaaaaaacctgcccgTACACaacccttctccccttcccttttcccagcCTTACTATGAACCTCTCTGGCAGGCCTCAAAATCCCCAATCTTCCTGAATCCTGACACTACAGGCATgaactgccatgcccagcttttctttGGCTAACTCCAGGCTGAAGTTCTTTCATCTCAGCCTTCCCAGTAGCTATGCATGGGCACCAAGTTTAGCGAGCCTTTAACCTCCATGCTAGCCTGCCTTCACTTTCATTCACCCCCCCCCGTCTTACtttgtagctctagctgttctgGGATTTactgggtagaccaggctagcgGTAAATgcagcgatccacctgcctctgcctctgaagggTTGgcattaaagtcatgcaccactatGGCCAGCCGGTTTTGATTCTCTCATTTCAAAACTCATCTATTTCCCCAGCTCCCAGTATCCCTAGAACACCTCCACTGTCCCATTCAAAGCCGTGGAGTAGCCTGTGCTCTTTCAATCCCAGCTCCCTCCGGTCCTGCAGAAAGCTCTGGCTCTTACCTTCCTTCTCATAGCACTGCTGACCCACATTACAGGGTTGGAGGCCTAGTGTCCTAGTTACTGTCTATGGTTGTGATAAAATCTACTACCAAAAGCATCTCAggaggagggaagtcagggccagaccctgaaggcaggaactgaagcagaagccatggaggaatgacAGTAATGGCTTGCTTCCCGCtgcttatagcacccaggaccacctgctcaggggtggcGCAGCCCCTGGTGGACTAGGACCTCCCACAGCAGTCATCAATCAAAATCTGATGGCTaatctcaattgaggtttctctGTCCAGATGacactagtttgtgtcaagctggtAACAAACTAATCAGGACACACATGTCAAAGAATCACTAAGAacctggcaggcagaggcaggaagataaagagttcaaggtcggtcagtttgaggccaagctggcctgaaaTGAGACGGTCTGAACACAACATTCACTAATAGAAACTTCATAAAATGCTCAATGTTGTACTTGCCAAATGTAATCACAAGGCCCTAAAAGTATTTCTATTATGAAATCCTCATGCTGAAGTCAGAATTAGCACCAGGACAGAGGTTGCAGGACCACTAAGAAGCCTTGTAGCTCCTGGACTTTAAGAAACTTGCCTTTAAGCAGTTgtttcctctgtcctctgcctctctgctcagGTTGGACCTTGCTAACCATTAAACAAGAACATGGGGTTATTGAGAGCCCCAATAAGAAAGatcaaagccaggcgtggtggcgcacgccttcaatcccagcactcgggaggcagaggcaggtaaatttctgagttcgaggccagcctggtctacaaagtgagttccaggactgccagagctatacagagaaaccctgtctcgaaaaaaccaaaccaaacaaacaaaaaacccaagaaagaTCAATAGCTTCTGGGGCTgtagagataactcagtggttaccagcactggttactcttccagaggaccagggttcaattcccagtgcccacatggcagttcagagctgcttgtaactccagcaccaggggacACAGTGACCACTTCTGACCTGTCTTGACACCTGCACAGATACTCcacccatatttttaaaaaaacagcacTTTATACCTTCTCTTTCTACTCCAAGAGCCTAGGAGATAGCAGCACCTAGAGAGCCCAACCACCAAGATGGACCCACACTGTGGACCAAGGCACACCTCTCTGCCACCCACCCGGGCATAGGCAGCCTTCTCCATTCTTCCTGGCTGAGCTGTCTCTTACCATTTCCCTTGCACAAGTGTCCTTCCCTTCGGGAGTACTTTAGATGGATGGGGTTAGTGAAGAGcccagtaacaaagacagacaggctAAATCTGGAAACACTGAAGACTCGGGGATGACTGAGCTGGGCTGAGCGTGGAATGAGGCCTGGGCTAGACCGCCCACAAAAACACAGAGCAAGAGGAAGGAGGGGCCAAGCCCCCCAGCTTGTTTGGAGCTGCCCCAGGTCActcaccactcacacacacagagtgccaGCCACCTGCAGCCACCTTAGCCATCCGCAGGCCCTGCAGTGCCTCCAACAGTCTTGGCTCCGGTTCTGCCTCCAGCGTCCCGTGGCCCAGCTGTCCATGCCTGATCAAAGGAGTCTTTAATCAGCTACAGGTCCATCCAAGAGAGCGCCTCCTTGAGCTCTACCACGTCACACCCAGCTGGTCCTCACCTGCCCCCGCCCCAGGAGAACACCTGGCCAGCTGCGCACAGCAGCAGCGCATGCTCAGCACCCAGCTCCAGCTGGTGGACCCGCAGCTCTGGGGCCAGAGGCTGGCAGAAGGGTGGCTCTGGGGTCACATAGGCACGGGCACAGGGCAGCAACGGCAGGGTCCCCATCATAGACTCCCTGCCGGGTTCATCTTCCCCTTGGCCCTTTGCCCCAGAAACCAAGTTCCGAACCCAGAGGGGCTCCCCCTGTAGCGCAGAACCTGGTTCCCAAGCCTGTAGTTCCGTGCTGGAGCCGCCCTTGTTGCGCAACAGCACCAGGAGTCCCTCGGAAGCCCACACATCCCTGCAGCCGTCTGCTGCACCGCTCACAGAACCTGACAGTTCCACCCGGCCTCCACCTGTgtgggaagagtggggagggacGCATGCCATGGACCTGGGAAGCTCGAGGCTGCCCAAGTAAGGGTGTTGTGTATTTCCAGATGGACATGTTAGGAGGGCTGGGCAGGTATACAGGGCATAGGCCTGGAGTTGGGGTTGTGAGGGCACTCACGGGTCACCAAGGCAGTATAGCTCCAGCTTGCGCTCACTTGGCAAATATCATCACTGGCACGCAGAGGTTCCGGACTGTGCACTGAATGGTGGCTGTTCCCAGAACCCAGTGCTTGCCCAAAGCCACAGAAACCAAAGCCGAACCAGGCTCCGTGCCGTTTCTCGGCCATGTCCAGGTTGAGCCCTCTGTGGGTGACCACTTGGCTGGGATGTGGACTAAGGGATGCAAGATTAAGGTTGCAAACAGGACACTTTAGGAACGCAGGTGAATCTGACCTTCCAAGGGGCTGCAGCTGCACTACCTGTAAAATAGAGACAGTATACCATCCCAATCACCGGGGCCAACGGAGTCCATCCCACTACTGTCCACGGAGTGGAGCCTTGGCAAAGGTCCTACCAGATTTGTGGCTGCTGAACTGTCTGCAGCTGATCACTTCTTCCACTTTGGGCTCAAATCCAGCGTACAGCTGTAAGAAATATTAAGTATGTGTCTTTTAAGTCAAACTTGTATTcaaggcaagaaaaaaatttttttaaaagatttgcggggtggggtggggctggagagatggctcagaggttaagaacactgactgttcttccagaggtcctgagttcaattcctagcaatcacatggtggctcacaaccatatgtaatggggttcaatgccctcttctggtgtctaaagacagttacagtgtactcaagcacataaaacaaataacctttttaaaaaaggttttaaaaaagtaagtggttaaaaaaaagatttattattttgggctggagagacgactcagtggttaagaacattgactgctcttccagaggacccaggttcaattcccagcacccatatggcagcttacaCCTGTCTCTAAGTCCAATTCCAGGGCTTCCTATGCCCttaaacagacatacatgtaggcaaaaaagcatgcacagaaaataaaataataaaagatttattttatgatatgtGTAGAGACGTTTTTCCtgcacatgtctgtgcaccatgtttgTGTCTGGTGTTACTAAAGTGCAgacgagggcatcagaccccctagTACTGgagtgtgagccatcatgtgggtgctagaattgaacccaggtcttccacAAGAACAGCAGTGCCCTTAATTACTGAGCTTCCCCACACCcttttcatttgagacagggtctctctatacaagcccttgctgtcctggaactcactatgtagaacagattgacttcaaactcacaaagatttccctatctctgccttctgagtgcggagatcaaaggcatgtgccaggaCTTCTCTACCTGGCCTGGATCTAGATCTTTATCTCCCTGTCCCTTGTAAGActattttgaaaatgttacacacacacagacagacagacagacagacagacacacacacacgcagtaaACCCTTTGTTTTCTCAAAGTCCCATGACCAGtgacccttttctctttcctccttaatGTCCATGGACTACGTCTTACAAGACTACCCAATTTAGGGCGTGGTGTTctttaggaacatgtctttgttgtacacttattCTGCTCCCATTGCTTGGCATGTTCAACTGTAGCAGAGGACGTGCATTGCTCAATATTCATACCTTGTCTACCAGGATTAGTTAACCACACACATGTTTCTTTCTGcaaagtaggatgtcagttcccagggaggtcttgagaattaaaattttacttagcccctactcaaaatggaagtcttttttttttgggggggggagggggtttcgagacagggtttctctgtgtagccctggctgtcctggaactcactctgtagaccaggctggcctcgaactcagaaatctgcctgcctctgcctcccaagtgctgggattaaaggcatgcatcaccactgcctggccaaaatGAAAGTCTTAttgcaaatagtttcttatattggagCAGGTCATCTCTCTTACCCCGGGGTCCATCCTAGGGGCAGCTTACACTATAAAAGCTTATACagaggtgcaggaagtgctgcagGGTGGTTGTTTCAGGTCCAAgggtaactatacaaagcaaTTCTACTGACCTCTAtcgtgattggtttccaagggcacagaaaatAACTATATAATCAGTCTTAGCATTAGAAAGTTCCCTAGGAACTGCACAAGCATACGAGAAAGTTTCCTTATGATGGCAGGCTATCCAGGTCTTAACCTTCCGTCTAGACCTTAACAGTGGTCTCTTTCTTTGCAACCCAGAACTTATTTCAATTACAAGGGAACTGTGAGGTAAGTACGTGGGAGATCAGATAGAACACTAGGATCTGAGGCCCACAGCTCCAGTTTCTTAGCCTCGAGAACTTTAACCCCGAGTCTCCATTCAGATTGGCTTCACTTTACTCTAGAGTCCCAATCACACAGCAGGTGTGGCGCTGAGCCATGTCTATGGATTTATAAGTCTCGTCCCAACAGGCAGAATAAACACCtaggtgtgtgtgcctgagcacCTGAATCCTATTGCACAACTTCAGTTTTACAAGGCGAGTGTGGACAGCACTGCTTGTATCTACTTAGCAGAATTGTTTGCAATAAATACAAATCAACATTTAAGTGGAAACAGTCCTGGCTTAGTTAATGCAGTAGCATTTAACGACGAAAATGGCCATTGGCTCTTACCGGGTTTCAGAGGCATTTGGACAATTTCCACTTACTCGGTCGTTTATTCAAGACGTCTTTGCTGAGCCTTTCCTTTGGCTTAATGCGATGACTATGGGCCCCAGGGAGCTCGGGCTGAAATAGGGAGACAGTCGCGCGGTTCCAAATGCAACGCCACTTCAATCGAATGGCTCAGAATTTTACAGACTCTCTCGAGCCTCTTAAGTCAGATCTGAGACTAGAGCTCCTGGATCCCCAACCAAAGGAACCTTTACCCTTCCCCTTGGCCCTGTACCCTCACCCCATCAGGAAAGCCCTTTAAGAGGGAATCCTTGAAAGTGGGCAGCGCGGCTCGGGAACAGAGAGCCGGCGGACAAAGCACGTTTAAAGAGCCTCCGCGCCAAGCAAAGCGGTCATTGGGTACGCTAGCTTTTCAGAGCCAATCGCAGGCACGAGCGGTGACGTCACCACTGGGGCGCGCCTGACGTGCACATATGCGCCGGGTTACCTGCCACCAGGCAGTGGGCCGAAGTCTCCTGTGGGCGCCAACACCAGTGGGCGCGGTTGGGAtccctgaatgaatgaatactcaTGACGATCCAAGGGGAACGGCGGGCGAAGACCAAGCCTACCCTCCATCCGCTTTGAACAAGCGCAGGACTGAGGTCCAAACAGGAAGCGGTAGTATCAGTGCCTTCACTGATTGGCCCAGGCGCTGTCACTTACTGAGCCAATGAGTCCCAAGCTTGGACTCCAGCCTCTTAAGAAACCGGTGTTCCTAGCCATATGGGGAAATCTATTTGAGCCACGCTTCTCCTTCAACCTGGCAGAGttacagaaaaatgtattttccctGAGGGAAGCGCACACTAACCCCAAATTCCAAACACAGACTGGGTAGAGATCACAGAAAACGCACAATATAGTGTATCCAAGGCCCAACATATAAGCCTACCATAAAATGACACTGAAATTTGATCAGTTTCCTAAGCTTTAGGCTCTCACCAGGACTTAGAAAGAAACCAGCATGGACGATGGCATTTGTAATTCCCAC
Proteins encoded in this region:
- the Rccd1 gene encoding RCC1 domain-containing protein 1 isoform X2 is translated as MAEKRHGAWFGFGFCGFGQALGSGNSHHSVHSPEPLRASDDICQVSASWSYTALVTRGGRVELSGSVSGAADGCRDVWASEGLLVLLRNKGGSSTELQAWEPGSALQGEPLWVRNLVSGAKGQGEDEPGRESMMGTLPLLPCARAYVTPEPPFCQPLAPELRVHQLELGAEHALLLCAAGQVFSWGGGRHGQLGHGTLEAEPEPRLLEALQGLRMAKVAAGGWHSVCVSETGDIYIWGWNESGQLALPTRSGTEKKTEREEELNEDGLKEEAAVADVGAPAHFIAIQPFPALLDLPLGSDAVMASCGSRHTAVVTRTGELYTWGWGKYGQLGHKDSTSLDRPCCVEYFAERQLEVRAVTCGPWNTYVYAMEREKS
- the Rccd1 gene encoding RCC1 domain-containing protein 1 isoform X1, with translation MAEKRHGAWFGFGFCGFGQALGSGNSHHSVHSPEPLRASDDICQVSASWSYTALVTRGGRVELSGSVSGAADGCRDVWASEGLLVLLRNKGGSSTELQAWEPGSALQGEPLWVRNLVSGAKGQGEDEPGRESMMGTLPLLPCARAYVTPEPPFCQPLAPELRVHQLELGAEHALLLCAAGQVFSWGGGRHGQLGHGTLEAEPEPRLLEALQGLRMAKVAAGGWHSVCVSETGDIYIWGWNESGQLALPTRSGTEKKTEREEATELNEDGLKEEAAVADVGAPAHFIAIQPFPALLDLPLGSDAVMASCGSRHTAVVTRTGELYTWGWGKYGQLGHKDSTSLDRPCCVEYFAERQLEVRAVTCGPWNTYVYAMEREKS